A region of Asterias amurensis chromosome 22, ASM3211899v1 DNA encodes the following proteins:
- the LOC139954073 gene encoding asialoglycoprotein receptor 2-like: MCPPPETNWIEFGSSCYNFAVSDQKWAEAKAFCQDRGAQLLLIESPEENDFITEEMAKQSKPRVWIGCRYDDTGDRWLCYSDYVKEMTYSIWAQGADPGATNMCTVRYTGEEWYGINCDVAAKSLFTVCETTGIAGGAPLTSAPRSMTCLVMGDNGRPTTN, encoded by the coding sequence atgtgTCCACCGCCAGAAACTAACTGGATCGAATTTGGTTCATCTTGTTACAACTTCGCCGTGAGCGATCAGAAATGGGCGGAGGCAAAAGCTTTCTGCCAAGATCGTGGGGCGCAACTGTTGCTGATCGAGTCGCCGGAAGAAAATGATTTCATCACTGAAGAAATGGCAAAGCAATCTAAGCCAAGAGTTTGGATTGGCTGTCGATATGACGACACGGGTGATAGATGGCTCTGTTATTCTGATTATGTCAAGGAAATGACCTACAGTATTTGGGCACAGGGAGCAGATCCAGGTGCAACCAATATGTGCACCGTCAGATATACCGGCGAGGAATGGTATGGTATCAATTGCGATGTTGCCGCTAAAAGCCTATTCACAGTGTGCGAGACCACAGGCATTGCTGGTGGTGCTCCTCTCACATCAGCTCCCCGCTCCATGACCTGCCTCGTAATGGGTGATAATGGCCGCCCTACCACTAACTAG